The window GGATCCGAGGACAGATGCCGCGGAACTCCTCCTCGGGACGCGGCCACCAGCCCCCGAGGATCCCGGCGATATGGGTGCCGTGCGGGTCGAGCGGCGGGGTGTATCGCTCGCGGCGCGGGATCTCGGAGGGCTGAGCCGCGGCCGGCGCCATGGGCAGATCGATCTCGATGAACGGCAGGGCCCGGGACCAGTCGATACGCCCGTCGTCCAGCGCGTCGAGGGACAGCGTGTCCCGTACGCCGACGAAGTTGAAGGCACGAGGAATGCGTGACTGGAGCCGGACCGGCTCCGGTTTCGCCGTGGTGTCCCAGTCGTGGAAGGCGGGGTGCTCCGCGTCGATGCCGCTGTCGACCACGGCCCAGCCGATCGCGCTGCAGTTCACGGAGAAGACCTGTTCAGCCGCGTCGGCCTTGATGGTTTCCCGAGAGCGCACGACCGCGGAGACCGCCGGCCGGTTGGCCGTCACGGAAGTGATCGGATACCGCTGTCTCCGGTCGAGGACGCCTTGCGCCGCGGTATCCGACCGATCGGTTTCCGACGGCTCCAGATGTACGCCGAGCAGCATCTCGGCCACCCGTGCGCTGACCGTCGGATCCGACACCGGTCGGCCCCGCAGCGACCGATCCGACTCCGCGACGATGGCGGCCAGCAGTTTGAGGAACCATCTCAAGTGCCGGTTGCGCTCCTGGCGCCGCGCGGAGTGGTCGGGGATGTCGCTGGCCCGGGCTTCCGTCGGCGGGTCGTTGCGGAGCGCGTCCGCGATGCCGGCGACCTTCTGCCGGCGCACCAGGTCGTGTGCGTCCCGCAGGACACGGTTGAGGTTGGTCCTGGGCAGCACGCTCTGGACGAGTTCGCGGAGCGTCAACTGCACCGCGATGAAGCTGCCGGAGGCGATGGGCCGGCACTCGTCCAGCATGTCCAGGGTCCTGAACCGCTGGAGGATCTGCAGGACGCCGTGTTCTTCGTTGATGGCGAGGATCAGGTCCTCCCGCGGTTCCGTTCCGTCCTCGGAAGACTGGGCGAGAGCCAGCAGGGCATCGAACCGTACCGGGCAGTCCGTCGCCCATGGAACGGGCCTGGGACCTTTCCCGTAGAACAGTCCCTCGAGCGTCTTCCGGTCCATCTGGTCCTCAACTGCCGGTGCGGATGGTGAGCTCCCAGCTGCGCAGGGTCCCGGCGGAGCCCTGCACCGCATCGGTGATCTTGAGCTTCCAGCTGCCCGCCACCGCGTCGCCGACCAGCGGCGCCAGGAGCGACGGAGGCTGTGAAGTCAGGGTCAGACGAAGGTTCTTGGTGTCGCCGCCCGTGCGGTTGTGGATCAGGGCCCGGCGGCCCGACGGAGCCATCAGCACCACGCGCAGATCGCCGATGCGGCGGTGCTCGATGTCGATGGTCACCGTCAGATCCCTGACCGTGCCCGTGCCCTCCAGCGGGATCTCATCGGTGAGACCGCCGGCGTTCTTGTCGGGGATCGCGGCGTTGGGTTCCCGACTGCCCGCGATCTCGGTGCCCGCGACGCCGTGCTCGCCGGTGCGGAAGGCGATGACCTCCCCCGGGGGACCGATCTGCGAGATCGTGAGTCCGGACTCACTGCCGTCCCACCACAGGGACGCGGGGCGGCTGCTGTGCGAGACCGCGGTGCCGGCCGTCGGTCCGAAGAGGTCCGCGCCGTCGCCGAAGTTCCGGCCGGTCTCCAGATCCAGGTGGCCGTCCGCCTGCAGTAGCGCGCACTGGTAGTGCTGTACCTGATTGCCCTGCTGGAACTCGTTCGACCCCTTGGTGTCGCAGTGGTAGACCGCGATTCCGCTGGAGGTCAGATCGGAGTCGAAGCCGAGCCTGCTGCGGTTCTCGATCATGTAGTACTCGACGTCCTTGCGCCTCGGGTTGTGGTAGATCAGCGCCGTGTCGTACTCGCCCTGCCTGGCCTCGTAGGTACCGGGCTCGGAGATGTCGACGTCCCGGGTCCAGCCCACGAGCCGGCGCAGATAGGCGCAGACCGCGGACGGGAGGAATCCGTCACCCAGGTGGTCCCCGGCCGCCATGGCGCAGTAGGTGCCCATGCCCGCGCTGGTGAAGTCGTCACCCTCGCGTTCGACGGTTCCGTAGTCGTAGAGGTCGGGCCAGCGGCACAGCAGATGCCCGCTCTCGTGGCAGAAGGTGCCGATGCTCAGGTCGGCCGCCGTGTCGCCGATGCTCGTGATGGTGTAGAAGTCCGACTGCACATCGCCGATCTGGGCGGGGAAACGGGAGTTGTGCGGCCACAGGTCCTCCCGGAACTCCGTCTGGCCCGCGTACATGATGCAGATGGAGTCGACGATGCCGCGCTCGAGGGAGTCGAAGCGACTGAAGTCCACACCGGCGTCGAGGGCCGCCTGAAGCGCCTCCGGGATCAGCTTGCCCCGGTGCTTTCTGAGTCCGTACGCCAGCCTGGGCCGGCTCATGCGGAACGGGCCGACGACGGTGTTGGTGAAACGGAGCTTGTCCGTCGACATGGTGCGGAAGTACTCCTTGACGGAGCAACGGTTGCCGTTCGCCGTGAAGTTGGGGCTGTTCAGCAGGGCGGAGACGTCGTCGACCGTCACATCCGTCGGTGTGTCGGGGAAGTCGACGAGGATCGTCAGGCCCTGGATCTCGCCCTTCGTCAGGGCGAATCCGGGGAGCAGGCCCTTGACCGGACCGAAGGTGAGCAGAGTATCGGGGTCGGTGTCGGCCCGCTCCTCCTCCGGAATCATCTGCAGCATCCGGTCCTTGAACACCTCTCTCCGATAGAGCTGGCCCTCCCTCAGATGCCGGGGGAGCCCCTCGGGCGGCGGCTCGGTGATGAGGACGCCGCTGGAGACGAACCGGCGTTCGGCGCCGGCGCTGTCGGTCTCCGCATAGCAGTAGGCGCCGCGGTCGGCGTCGTAGACGGCCGAGTAGCCGTCGAGGGTTTCGTAGCGCGCGTACTTGTCGTCCCCGAAGGCGACGAGCTGAACATCGCCGCCCTCCTCCTGGCTGAGGGTGAGCGTGTCGCCGAAGATGCCACTCATCGCTGAACCTCCCGGAATCGGGCGCAAGAGGGCTCTGGCCTTCAGTGTCGTGCGGGGGAGGGGGAACGCACAGGGCAGAAAGGCCCACAGTCGGCAGGGGTAGCGCTACCCCTGCCAGGAGGCCGCCGGGATGATGTCGTGCGTGATGGCGAAGCGCGTCAGGTCGGCCCGTCTGCGGGAGCCGATCTTGTCGCGGAGCCGGTCCAGGTGGGAGTGCACGGTGTGCTCGCTGATGCCCAGCCGGACGGCGATGTCGTGATCGGTCTCCCCGTGCGCGATCAGCTCCAGGATCTGGCGCTCGCGATCCGTGACCCGGCAGGACGGCTCGGTGACCGGACGTACGGCGAGATCCGCGGAGACGTAGGAGCAGCCCTCGGCGACGAGACGGATCGCGGCCAGCAGCTCGCGCTCGTCGGCGTGTCGGCTGACGCAGCCCCGGGCGCCGGCCCGCATGGCGGGCACGGCGTGGTGGTCCAGGCCCGAGGCGAAGACCAGGACCGAGACGCCTCGGGCGGTGAGCCGTCGCACCGATTCCGCCAGACACGCGGCCGGCACCTGCAAGTCCACGAGCGCGATGTCACCCGGTCCGAGCGCGCCCGCGGCCTCGTCGGCCGACCGGGTGGTGAGGGCGAGCGCGAGGCCCTCGGCGTCCTCGACGACGTGGGCCACGCCCTTGCGCAGTAACGGGCAGTCACCGACGACGGCGACACGTCTTACGTCCGCACTCATGGGCGCCTCACTCCGACCGGGCCAGGGCGCCCGCATGCGGGCATGGCCTCACAGCCCCAGTCTTGTTCCTCCGGGGCGGTCCGGCATGCCGAGGGGGCCCTTCGTGCCTCAAGAACTCGGAGTGGCCGAAGCAACCGCGGACGCGGCCGGCAGCACATGGTCGCCGATCTTGTCCGTGCTCAGGCACAGCGAGCAGACCACCGCGTCATGGGTGGCGCAGGCCGTCACATCGGGGCGCTCGTAGGGCTGGTGGCAGACATGGCAGTCCAGGGTGACCGCGCTCGGGTTGCCGTCCGCGTCCAGCAGCGGCTCGTCGATGCCGTCGTCGGTGCGCCGTACGTAGTACTTGCCCCTGGTGACGATCGCCATGAGCGGGGTGACGACGAAGGCGATCAGGGCCGCGGCCACGGGGGAGTACGGCTGGAGGGTGTCGCCGAGTGCGTGGAAGTACAGGGCGATCGACAGACCGGAGGCGGCGAGGAAGGCCACGACCCCGACCGGGTTGACGGCGTAGAGCATGCCGCGGCGGAACTCGGGCTGGAGCGGGGAGAGTTTGAGTACGTACTTGTTGATGCCGATGTCGGTGGCCACGGTCACGACCCAGGCGATGGCGCAGTTGGAGTAGAAGCCCAGGATGTCGTTGAGGAAGCTGAACATGTCGGCCTCCATCAGGGCGAGCGCGAAGCCGAGGTTGACCAGGACGAAGACCAGGCGTCCCGGGTAGTGCTTGGTGACGCGGGTGAAGGAGTTCGTCCAGGCGAGCGAACCGGAGTAGGCGTTCGTCACGTTGATCTTGATCTGGCTGATGACGACGAGGGCGACGGCGAGCGGGAGAACCAGCCAGGACGGCATCATCGTGTCGAAGGCGCTGCGGAACTGCTGGATCGGCTCGGGCGCGGCGGCCGGGCCGACCTCGGCGAGGATGTAGACGGCGAGAAAGACGCCGATGGCCTGCTTGAGCGCGCCGAGCACGACCCAGCCGGGCCCCGCCATCACCACGGCCGTCCACCAACTGCGCTTGTTGGCCTCGGTCTTGGGCGGCATGAAGCGCAGATAGTCGATCTGCTCGCCGATCTGTGCGATGAGGGAGAGACACACGCCCGCGCCGAGCAGTACCGAGGCGGTGTTGACGCCGCCCTCGCCGTCGGTGCCGGCGTAGGCGAGGAACCGGTCGACCGTGCTGGGGTCGGTGGCGACCAGATAGACCAGCGGGGCGACCATCAGCACCAGCCAGATCGGGGTGGTCCACACCTGGAGCGTGCTCAGGGCCTTCATGCCGTAGATCACCAGCGGGATGACCAGCAGCGTCGAGACCAAGTAGCCCAGCCACAAGGGCAGTCCGAAGCCGAGCTTCAGGCCCTGGGCCATGATCGAGCCTTCGAGGGCGAAGAAGATGAAGGTGAAGCTGGCGAAGATGACGCTGGTCAGCACCGAGCCGTAGTAGCCGAAGCCGGAGCCGCGGGTGATCAGGTCGAGGTCGATGTTGTAGCGGGCGCCGTAATAGGCGAGGGGGAAACCGGTGATGAAGATGACGACGGCCGCCACGGCGATCGCCACCAGCGCATTGCCGGTGCCGTGGGCCAGGCCGATGCCGGCGCCGATGGAGAAGTCGGCCATGTAGGCGATACCGCCGAGGGCCGTGGTCGCCACGACCATAGGGGTCCAGCGGCGGTAACTGCGGGGTGCGAAGCGGAGGGTGTAGTCCTCCAGCGTCTCTTTGACGGCCTGGTCGGCGGCGGTCTGCCCGTCTGTCGTCGTCCGCGACTCGGTGGTGCTCATGCCACGCCCTTCCCGGTGGGCTCGTTCGCGACTGCGATCTCTCGGCCGGTCACGCTAGGCAGCGCTTGTTACCGCCGATTTCGGTTGTCGTGAACGCGACGTTTCCGCAAGTCGGGCCGGCGTGGCGCCCTGACCTGCCCATCACGCCCCTGGCATATGACAAGTCGCAGGGGCGTCCACTCTGTGCCACCGTGAATGAGGCATCCGCGGACACGCTCAGGCGGTTTCCCCCGTCAGGGGTGCCCGGCGTACGGGCACCGCGGCCCCGGGTGACTCATCGGTCAACCGTCCCATCCAGGCCCTCGCCGTCACCGGCGGACCTGGTGCTGCCGACTGTGCGCTGACGCGGCCGGGTCGAAAGGACGTCCATGAATGACATTGCCGTCCCTCATGAGGCAGACGTACTGATCATCGGCAGCGGCCCCGTCGGCTGCACCTTCGCCCGGAGACTCGTGGAGGCCGGCAAGAACGTCCTGATGATCGACGCCGGGGCCCAACTCTCCCGCCGCTACGGCGAACACCTCAAGAACAGCTATCTGTTCCAGAAGAACATCGACCTGTTCGTCTCCGTCATCAAGGGCCATCTGCTCCCGCTGTCGACCGCCACCAACAGGGAACCGGTGCTCACACTCGACCCCTCGGCGTTCTCCTACGACCCCGACAAGTACGCCGGTTTCTCCCTGCGCAACCAGAACCCGGAGCAACGCAAACACCTCAACCTGCCTGCGGCGGCGGCCACTTACGCGGTGGGCGGCATGGCCACCCACTGGACCTGCGCGATACCCCGCTTCCACCCCGAGGTGGAACGCCGGCACGCCGGCCAGAACTACCCCATCGACGAGAAGGACATGAACCGCCTCTACGACGAGGCCGAGTCCCTGCTCGCCCGCAGTACCTCCGTCTTCTCCGCCTCCGCCCGCCACTTGCTGGTCAAGCGGGTGCTCCGGCGGGCGGGCGAGGAGTTCGCCGACGTCACCGAACTGCCCCTCGCCGTCAGCGATCGCGCCGACTCCGCGCAGACCTCCGCGGTGACCTGGTCGGCCGCCGACACCGTCCTCGGCGAGCTGGCCGACCCCGCCCACACCCCGCCGCAGGGCTCGTTCACCCTGCTGCCCGAGCATCAGTGCGTCCGGCTGGAGATCACCGGTTCGGGCAAGCGCCAGAAGGTCCAGTACGCGGTGGTGCGCAACCTGCGTGACGTACGCGAGGAGATCCGGCTGCGGGCCGACACCTACGTCGTGGCCTGTGGCGCCGTACCGACACCGCAGTTGCTGTTCAACTCCGGCGTCACCCTGCCCGCGCTCGGCCGCTATCTGACCGAACAGCCCATGTCCTTCTGCCAGGTGGTCCTGGAGCAGCAGCACATGGACCACGTCGAGGAGATCCTGCGCACCGAGTCCGGCGGCTCAGCGGATCCTGCGTCGGCCGCCGCCGACCGGGTCGCCGACCACCGCGCCGCCCAGCTGAAGCAGTTGCACGCCGGGGACAAGACCGCCGACCCTGTGCCCTTCCCGCCCTGCGAACGGGACCCGAACCTGGCCCTGTTGGTGTCCGAGGGCCGCCCCTGGCACTGCCAGATCCACCGGGACGCCTTCACCTACGGCGCCGTACCGCCCAATGTCGACCCCCGGCTCATCGTGGACCTGCGCTGGTTCGGCATCTCCCGGCCCCGCCCGGAGAACAAGGTCACCTTCTCCCGCAGACTCCGCGACACCTTCGACATGCCGCAGCCCACCTTCTCCTTCCGTCTCGACGAGGCAGAGCGCAAGGAGACCGAGCGCATGAGCCGGCACATGATGCGCACCGCCGCCGCGCTGGGGGGCTTCATGCCCGGCTCCGAGCCCGTCTTCCTCACCCCGGGCCTGCCGCTGCACATCGCGGGCACCACCCGGATGGGCAGAAGCGCGCTGGACAGCGTCGTCGACGAGTACTCCAAGGTGTGGCACATCGACAACCTCTACCTCGGCGGCAACGGCCTGCACCCCTTCGGCAACGCCTCCAACCCCACCCTCACCAGCGTCGCCATGGCGCTGCACGCGGTCGACACCATCGTCAAGGGCCACCCCGGACACTGAGGACCCCACCATGCCGGCACCCACCACCCCGCGCCCCGACGGCATCCACCTGGGCATCACCCCCACCTGCTGGACCAACGACGACTTCCCGCTCATCGGCAATGAGATCCCCATGGAGCAGTGCCTGAGCGAGATCGCGCTCGCCGGATTCGAGGGGTGCAGCATCGGCCACACCTTCACCACCGACGTCGACGCGCTGACCGCCGCGATGCATCTGCGCGGGCTCAGCGTCAGCGAGCCATGGGTGAGCACGTACTTCACCGTGCCCGACGGCTCCGCGCGCACCGCCCGCGAACTGCTCAAGGTGCTGGAGTTCCTCAAGCAGTTCAACGCCGACGGCCCGCCGGTGCGGACCACCACGATCGGTGTCGCCGAGTTCGGCAGGTCCGTCCATCTGCAGTCGCTCAGCCTGCGCAGCAACAAACCGGAGTTCACCGACGAGGAGTGGGCCGACCTCTGCGACGGGCTGAACAAGATCGGGGAGATCGTCGCGGGCCAGGGCTTCACCCTCGCCTACCACCCCCATATGGGCACCGGCGTCCAGACCGAGCAGGACGTCGACCGGCTGATGCGGGACACCGACCCGCGGTATGTCGGACTGCTGCTGGACACCGGCCATCTCACCTGGGCGGGCGCCGACTTGACCGAGCTGATGGAGCGGCATCGCGACCGCATCGCGCACGTCCACCTCAAGAACGTCCGCGGCAGCGTCCGCGCCGACCGCACGCTGGCCGACGGCAGCTTCCGCGAGTACATCGAGGCGGGCATCTTCACCGTCCCCGGGGACAGCGACGGCGACATCGACTTCGACGCCGTCCTCAAGGTCCTCCGCCCGGGCGAGAGTTACCGCGGCTGGCTGGTGGTGGAGGCCGAGCAGGACCCGCAGAACGGACACCCGCCGCTCTACTACGCCCAGACCGCCCACGCCTACCTCGCCCGGACCCTCGGCTGACCCCCTCACCTCTCTCCGCACTCGGAAGGCACCCACCATGGCCCCCCTGAACATCCGCGTCCCCCGGTTCACCCGCGAAGTCCTGGAGGACAACCTCATCGAGGGCTACTGGCTGGAGGCCCCCGACATCGACGGCGACACCCGGCCCGACCTGGTCGGCCACGGCCTGTACCTGGGCGAGCTGTACTGGTACCAGAACCCCGACTGGCAGAAGCGACTGGTCGCCGACGGCTTCCACATGCCCATCGGCGCCCACCACGGCGACATCTCCGGCAACGGCTACCCCGACATCGTGGTCTGCTACGAGCTGTACGGCGCCCGAGGCCGTATCGACGACCCCGACCCCGAGGGCGGGAAGATCGACTGGATCGAGAACACCGGCAAGTTCGACTCCGAGACCCGCTGGAAGCGCCACTACATCGGCCGCCACACCGCCATGCACCGGCTGCGCCTGGGCCACTTCACCCAGACCCGCAAACCCGAGCTGATGGCCCTGCCGACCGTAGGTGCCCACCACGTCCACGCCCTCGTCCCCGTCGTACTGTTCAGCCCGAACAACGACGTGCGCCAGCCCTGGGACAAGCGCATCGTCGACGACGCCCACTACCGCATGATCCACGGAGTGGAGATCCAGAAGAACCCGCTGCCCGGCAGCGAGCACCTCGACTCGATCCTGCTCGCCACCGAAGAGGGCGTCACCTGGCTCCACTACGACGAGCGCGAGCACCGCTTCACCACCACGCACATCGGCGACGGCGAACACGAACGGTTCGACGCGACCGGGTTCAAGGGCAGCGGCGACGTCGGCGCCGGACGGATCGGCGACGACCCGCACGCCTACGTCGTGGCCACCGAGCCCTTCCACGGCAACACCGTGGCCGCGTACATCAAGGAGCGGCCCGGCACCCCGGTGGCCGAGGCGAGCTGGCGCCGGATCGTGCTCGATGTCTTCGGCGACCCCAATGAACTCGGCGAGGGCCCCAGTCACCAGATCGTCTGCGCGGACTTCGACAACGACGGCGACGACGAGTTCCTGGTCGCCCTGCGCGGGCCGCACCCCTGGCAGGGCGTCTTCTACTACAAGTGCCTGGACATCGCCGCCGGTGTGTTCACCAAGTGGCGGGTGTCCTCGGACAGTGCCGCACGGATCGCCATCGGCGACTTCAACGGCGACGGCCGGCTCGACTTCGCCACCATCGCCTACAAGGTCGACAAGTACTTCCTCGCCGACGACGCGAAGCTGTGCCTGTTCCGCAATGACATCGAGGACGCGGCCGTCCGGCCGTAGCGATGAGTCGCAACACAGTGCGCTGGCCCTGGCTCATCGGGGCCGTCGGCGCCGCGGCGCTCGTCACGGTGGTGGCGCTCGTGATCGGCTCGGGCGCCCAGGCGGCCGCGACCTCCCTGAGCGTCCTGATCTCGGCCACGGCCGGCCTGTTCAGCTGGTCCTGGCACCGGTCACGCCCCGCCGCCCCGGCCACCCGAACCGAGCTGGAACAGGCGGCGGAGGCGCTCGCCGCCATGGTGCGCCGCCAATGGACCGAGGAGGCGGCGGCCCAAGGCCTGCTGGATCCCCATCCGTTGGCGGTGCGCTGGCGCAGTGGCCAGACGGAGGCGGGCGATCACGTCCGCATGGTCGGCCGCACCGTGTCCGGCCGCAGCGACGACATCGCGGCCTTCGCCGCGGCGTACCGCGCCCTGCCCCGCAGGCGGTTGGTGGTCCTGGGCGAACCAGGCGCGGGCAAGACAGCGCTGGCGATCCTTCTCGTACGAGAACTGCTGCGCGACCCGCAACCGGGGGAACCAGTCCCCGTCCTCCTCGATCTCGCGCCGTGGAACCCGCGCAAGGAACCGCTGCTGGACTGGATGGCCCGGCGTATCCACGAGGACTATCCGGCGCTGCGCAATCACGAGACGTACGGCCGGGACGCGGCGCGCAAGTTGGTGGCCGAGGGGCGGGTACTGCCGGTCCTGGACGGGCTCGACGAACTCCCGGCCGAGCTGCGGCTCAGGGCGCTGGCCGCCGTCAACCACGCCATCGCCGTGCACGGTCCGCTGATCCTGACCTCGCGTCAGTCCGAGTACCACCGGATGGTGACGGACACCGACGTGGTCACCGCGGCGGCCGTGGTGGTCGCGGATCCGGTCGGGGCGGCGGACGTGGCGGAGTATCTGCGCAGTGTGGTCCCGCCCCGGCGCAGCGCGGCCTGGCAGCCGGTGCTCGACGAACTCACCCGCCGTCCCGAAGGTCCCGTCGCCCAGGCGCTGTCGGTACCGCTGAACGTCTGGCTGGCCCGCACGGTGTACGCCTTACCGGCCAGCGACCCCGGCGAACTGATCCGCTTCACCGACGCGAGCAGCCTCCAGCACCATCTGCTGGACGCACTGGTCCCGGCGGTGTTCTCGCCGGAACCGACGGCCGTGGACCCTTCGGTCCCGGACGTCCGCCGCACCGCCGCCACCCGCTGGCATCCCGACGACGCCCGGTCGTCACTGAGCTTCCTCGCCTCGCACATCAAACGGCAGGGCACGGACGACATCGCCTGGTGGGAACTCCACCGCGCGCTACGGCCGGATCCGGCGGGGCCGTTGTCGGGGCCGGTGGCGGGGGCGGTGGTGGGCCTCGGCGCGGGATGTATGGCGGGGGACTACTTCCACTGGGCGTTGTCGCCGCTCGCGCGGTTCGCCTGCTTCGTGGTCATCACGCTCGCCACGGCCGTGGGCGCCACCGTGGTGATCCGACTCGCCTATGACAGCGGCGACGGAAGGCGGCACACCCTCGGGGAGTTCGCGTCCAGGGCGGTCGTCGGGGGCATCGCTCTGCTTCCGGTGGCGGTGGTGGTGGGCGCGGCCGTGGAGCACTGGGCGAGCGCGGCGACACGGGCGACCCTGACCTTCGAGGTGGGCGTGGCGCCGTACACCTGGGCCAGAGCGGGCGTCGCATGGCTGCTGTTCATGGCGGTGCTGAGCCTCGGTGCGCTGTGCGCCGCGATGCTACGGCGGCGCTCGGCGGCGAGTCCGCGCAGTGCGGGAAGCCGCCGCGCCCAGGTACGGCGGATCCTGCTGCTGGCGGTGCTGTTCTGGCTGGGTGCGGAACTCGGCGGCTTCCTGGCCTACGGGTCCATCCGTCAGGTGACCGGAGGTCAGGTCACCGACCTCTCGTTCCTCGACCCGAGCGAGGCGCTGACCTTCGTCAACCGGCGCGCGGTCTTCCGTACCTGTGTCTTCCTGCTGATCGTGAC of the Streptomyces sp. NBC_00287 genome contains:
- a CDS encoding S8 family serine peptidase, which encodes MDRKTLEGLFYGKGPRPVPWATDCPVRFDALLALAQSSEDGTEPREDLILAINEEHGVLQILQRFRTLDMLDECRPIASGSFIAVQLTLRELVQSVLPRTNLNRVLRDAHDLVRRQKVAGIADALRNDPPTEARASDIPDHSARRQERNRHLRWFLKLLAAIVAESDRSLRGRPVSDPTVSARVAEMLLGVHLEPSETDRSDTAAQGVLDRRQRYPITSVTANRPAVSAVVRSRETIKADAAEQVFSVNCSAIGWAVVDSGIDAEHPAFHDWDTTAKPEPVRLQSRIPRAFNFVGVRDTLSLDALDDGRIDWSRALPFIEIDLPMAPAAAQPSEIPRRERYTPPLDPHGTHIAGILGGWWPRPEEEFRGICPRIRLYDFRVLDEHGTGDEFSIVTALQAIRYINEQAGRFVIAGVNISLSVPHDVASHSTGWTPVCVECDRLVRSGVVVVAAAGNSGYAGAVRTLGKDYRGTSISDPGNAEAVITVGSTHRSNPYRHGVSYFSSRGPTGDGRPKPDLLAPGEDIDGPVPEEGIAALHGTSQAAAHVSGAAAMLLARNRELIGRPERVKEILCGTATDLGRERHFQGFGLVDVLRAMQSI
- a CDS encoding M6 family metalloprotease domain-containing protein; this translates as MSGIFGDTLTLSQEEGGDVQLVAFGDDKYARYETLDGYSAVYDADRGAYCYAETDSAGAERRFVSSGVLITEPPPEGLPRHLREGQLYRREVFKDRMLQMIPEEERADTDPDTLLTFGPVKGLLPGFALTKGEIQGLTILVDFPDTPTDVTVDDVSALLNSPNFTANGNRCSVKEYFRTMSTDKLRFTNTVVGPFRMSRPRLAYGLRKHRGKLIPEALQAALDAGVDFSRFDSLERGIVDSICIMYAGQTEFREDLWPHNSRFPAQIGDVQSDFYTITSIGDTAADLSIGTFCHESGHLLCRWPDLYDYGTVEREGDDFTSAGMGTYCAMAAGDHLGDGFLPSAVCAYLRRLVGWTRDVDISEPGTYEARQGEYDTALIYHNPRRKDVEYYMIENRSRLGFDSDLTSSGIAVYHCDTKGSNEFQQGNQVQHYQCALLQADGHLDLETGRNFGDGADLFGPTAGTAVSHSSRPASLWWDGSESGLTISQIGPPGEVIAFRTGEHGVAGTEIAGSREPNAAIPDKNAGGLTDEIPLEGTGTVRDLTVTIDIEHRRIGDLRVVLMAPSGRRALIHNRTGGDTKNLRLTLTSQPPSLLAPLVGDAVAGSWKLKITDAVQGSAGTLRSWELTIRTGS
- a CDS encoding response regulator transcription factor, giving the protein MSADVRRVAVVGDCPLLRKGVAHVVEDAEGLALALTTRSADEAAGALGPGDIALVDLQVPAACLAESVRRLTARGVSVLVFASGLDHHAVPAMRAGARGCVSRHADERELLAAIRLVAEGCSYVSADLAVRPVTEPSCRVTDRERQILELIAHGETDHDIAVRLGISEHTVHSHLDRLRDKIGSRRRADLTRFAITHDIIPAASWQG
- a CDS encoding purine-cytosine permease family protein → MSTTESRTTTDGQTAADQAVKETLEDYTLRFAPRSYRRWTPMVVATTALGGIAYMADFSIGAGIGLAHGTGNALVAIAVAAVVIFITGFPLAYYGARYNIDLDLITRGSGFGYYGSVLTSVIFASFTFIFFALEGSIMAQGLKLGFGLPLWLGYLVSTLLVIPLVIYGMKALSTLQVWTTPIWLVLMVAPLVYLVATDPSTVDRFLAYAGTDGEGGVNTASVLLGAGVCLSLIAQIGEQIDYLRFMPPKTEANKRSWWTAVVMAGPGWVVLGALKQAIGVFLAVYILAEVGPAAAPEPIQQFRSAFDTMMPSWLVLPLAVALVVISQIKINVTNAYSGSLAWTNSFTRVTKHYPGRLVFVLVNLGFALALMEADMFSFLNDILGFYSNCAIAWVVTVATDIGINKYVLKLSPLQPEFRRGMLYAVNPVGVVAFLAASGLSIALYFHALGDTLQPYSPVAAALIAFVVTPLMAIVTRGKYYVRRTDDGIDEPLLDADGNPSAVTLDCHVCHQPYERPDVTACATHDAVVCSLCLSTDKIGDHVLPAASAVASATPSS
- a CDS encoding pyranose oxidase, coding for MNDIAVPHEADVLIIGSGPVGCTFARRLVEAGKNVLMIDAGAQLSRRYGEHLKNSYLFQKNIDLFVSVIKGHLLPLSTATNREPVLTLDPSAFSYDPDKYAGFSLRNQNPEQRKHLNLPAAAATYAVGGMATHWTCAIPRFHPEVERRHAGQNYPIDEKDMNRLYDEAESLLARSTSVFSASARHLLVKRVLRRAGEEFADVTELPLAVSDRADSAQTSAVTWSAADTVLGELADPAHTPPQGSFTLLPEHQCVRLEITGSGKRQKVQYAVVRNLRDVREEIRLRADTYVVACGAVPTPQLLFNSGVTLPALGRYLTEQPMSFCQVVLEQQHMDHVEEILRTESGGSADPASAAADRVADHRAAQLKQLHAGDKTADPVPFPPCERDPNLALLVSEGRPWHCQIHRDAFTYGAVPPNVDPRLIVDLRWFGISRPRPENKVTFSRRLRDTFDMPQPTFSFRLDEAERKETERMSRHMMRTAAALGGFMPGSEPVFLTPGLPLHIAGTTRMGRSALDSVVDEYSKVWHIDNLYLGGNGLHPFGNASNPTLTSVAMALHAVDTIVKGHPGH
- the iolE gene encoding myo-inosose-2 dehydratase; the protein is MPAPTTPRPDGIHLGITPTCWTNDDFPLIGNEIPMEQCLSEIALAGFEGCSIGHTFTTDVDALTAAMHLRGLSVSEPWVSTYFTVPDGSARTARELLKVLEFLKQFNADGPPVRTTTIGVAEFGRSVHLQSLSLRSNKPEFTDEEWADLCDGLNKIGEIVAGQGFTLAYHPHMGTGVQTEQDVDRLMRDTDPRYVGLLLDTGHLTWAGADLTELMERHRDRIAHVHLKNVRGSVRADRTLADGSFREYIEAGIFTVPGDSDGDIDFDAVLKVLRPGESYRGWLVVEAEQDPQNGHPPLYYAQTAHAYLARTLG
- a CDS encoding FG-GAP repeat domain-containing protein encodes the protein MAPLNIRVPRFTREVLEDNLIEGYWLEAPDIDGDTRPDLVGHGLYLGELYWYQNPDWQKRLVADGFHMPIGAHHGDISGNGYPDIVVCYELYGARGRIDDPDPEGGKIDWIENTGKFDSETRWKRHYIGRHTAMHRLRLGHFTQTRKPELMALPTVGAHHVHALVPVVLFSPNNDVRQPWDKRIVDDAHYRMIHGVEIQKNPLPGSEHLDSILLATEEGVTWLHYDEREHRFTTTHIGDGEHERFDATGFKGSGDVGAGRIGDDPHAYVVATEPFHGNTVAAYIKERPGTPVAEASWRRIVLDVFGDPNELGEGPSHQIVCADFDNDGDDEFLVALRGPHPWQGVFYYKCLDIAAGVFTKWRVSSDSAARIAIGDFNGDGRLDFATIAYKVDKYFLADDAKLCLFRNDIEDAAVRP